Part of the Triticum aestivum cultivar Chinese Spring chromosome 4D, IWGSC CS RefSeq v2.1, whole genome shotgun sequence genome is shown below.
CCGGGAGAAATCCTATGTCCAGCCTTTGCCGGATCCGGCGACAGTGACGCCCGTGGGCGTCGTGCTCTTTCTTGAAAGCGTTTCTATTGTGTGgtgctcctccccctctccgcggCATTGGCTCCGAAGGAAAACCTCAGATCTTCTGGATCGGGCGATGAAGGCGCCttcacgtcttcttcctccttgggggcatcgtctccGAGCCGGCCACAACCTGGGGACCAgtggatggcggcatcttcgccgcgtggtttGCGGCATCTTCGCCACGTAGTTTGCTGAGGCGGCCATTTCGGGGGCGCTGATTTCTGTCTGCCAACGATGATGGCGTCGAGAGGAGCTTTGGTCGAGGCTCGGGCTTCGGTAGTCGGATCTTTGcggcgtgtccgaggtgctcttcTGTTGGTTGCTTTGAAGTCGGAGCTGCAGTGGAGTGTGTCCATGTGGTGACGATGACAGGCGCTCGGTGGTCGGCTACGGAGGGCACGGTCGGCGCAATTCCTGCATATTTCCTTTGTGATGATCATCGTCAGAGTCGGAGCTGTCGGTTATTCGCGCGTGTGGCCTTCTGTTGGCATGTGCCGTCATGGTTTTTGTGCAGCTGCTTGTTGCTCTGTGATCCCATGttggtggccaggttggccggtggtaCCCATGTTATGTGGGTTGATTTGTATCCGTTTTAGCCCGGTTTTTCGTCAATTAACCGGGCAGTTCTCTTCTTCTTAATCGATGAAAATGACTAGTCCTTTGCCTCGTTTAAAAAAACAAAATGCCCGAATCAATACAAGTTGATGAGGAAATTATTTACACTGTTGGAAAAAAAATCTATTACAATTCCACCCAAACGATGATTGTTTGTGATAGATGGTGCAACTGTGTGTAGCTAGATAGGATCGGACCGAGCCGACAATAAAATATCTCCGTGTCCCACAGCAGGATCCTCGATCCCTAATCCAGCTCGGTAATGGAGTGCAGGAATACCAATGGAGCACCACATCAACACGATGAATGATTGGAACTCATGCATGCTGGATTGAGGATTGTCTATCCGgagaaaaaggctttcgccccgctatatTGATATATAGCAACCGCCCGATACAACAAAGAGTCTAATGCTGAAGCAAACAGCACAAGCatgccaaaaaaagaagaagaaagaagcgaGAAAATAAAGTCAACAACGTCGGATCGACGAAAACGAAGATAATCCAAAACCATTGCGCCCACCGGAGATGTACCACCTCGCTCCAGGCGCCTCAAACCTCCGCATACCAAGCAGCACCTTCAGGaaggaacacgacgacgacgacgctgctgcccggacaggtcctaaggtttcccccggtacgcggaggGGCGTGGGGAAGGGGAAGATCCGACGCCCTTCAAGAAGGAACGATGGCGCCCAcgggcgtcaccgcgtcggtgccggcAAGCCGGCCCGGATTTCTCCCATCCGCCAAACACCCACGACCCCCGAACGGTCCGACGTGCTCCACCAGACAAGCCACCCACGAGCATGCGCTACCACGGTCTTGCCATCATCACCGCCGCCTCACCGTGGTCATCGAAACGAAACCGACGAGGACGAGAGGGAGCAGCCGGGAACGAGGAACGGCAGCGAGAGCAGCCACGCCGGACGCGGCAAGGGGAGCGTACCAGGCCCTCGAGGCCCGGCCGAGCCCAAACGGGGCTCGTGAAGCACCCGTCGCGGAGCTGCAGTAGACGTGTCGCCGTCTCCACCACCCCCCGCACGAGCCGCGCCACCACCgtccccgccggagccgccgcaggcGAGACCGAGTCAGGcccgcccagacccagatggggccccAAAAGGCCCAGATCTGGACCGGGAGAGCGCCGCCACCATCCACCGCGCCAGCGCGCCGCCAAGTGGCTGCGCCGCCGCCTCTAGGCCACCCACCCGGAGCTGCGCCGCCAGGAGCAGCTGCCGCTGCCGGAATCACCGAAGACCGAGGAGCACCACCGCGGGACGCCACCACCCGAGCCGTGGCACCGCGCGCGGGGATgggacggccgccgccgccgccaacaccaCGCGGGCAGGGCCCGGTGGcgcaggccggcggcggcgggaggaggggaaCGGGAAGGGGAGGCGCTGGGGGCGGGGAGATGTGCCCCCGgtcgcctcgctcggggaggcgacgcggggggcgggctggaagggaggagggaggcgcgggaggggagggggccggcggcggcggcggagcagggggAACCCTAGGAGCGGGGCGGAGCGGGTCTCGACCAGCGCTCCTCCTCACTCACTGAGGATTGTCTATCCTCTCTCACGATGGCCCACCAGTTAGTTATACAACTCATGCATCGATCTGCATCTCTGGCAAGTAGTACCAGTAGGAGTAATgagaatgcatgcatgcacgcacgttgCTGGACGCCGTAGTGATCAGCTGTCCAGTCAGCGCCCATCCCCACTTGGGGACGAGGGAGTAGTGATCTACAACACCAGACCGCTTGTCCGGATGCGCAGTCGAAACTCTATCCATCCGGACGCGGCAACCCTCGCCGCCTCGCGGACCAGAGTTCGATTCAGGCCTCGGGACCAGTGGACGCATCACATGCTGCTGCATGGATGCCACGAGACGAGAGGATCGATATCTCTCGCCCGACAAAATTCCCCGACAGTCTATCAGCTTGCGGTAAGAGCGCTCCGTCCGGCCGCCACGTCTCCCACGCGCGACGGGCCGGAGAAAACACAAGACACGCGCGACAACTTCTTCTGGAAACGTAGAGTACCAATCCATCCGCGTCATCGCCCACGCATCGGCGGCATCAATCCAATGATCCAATCCACCGTCCAATTACTAACTCACTCGGTATAGATAGTACTACCGGCGAGTATCTTCTACTCCATGTGTCTTATAATATAGGAGCATTTTTTGACACTGCACTAGTGTAGAAAAACgctattatattatgggacgaagagaGTATCTTCTAACAAAAGAAAATCAGCATAACTGATAGGAAAGCTGGTTGATCTGTCTTCGTCCGGGAAAGTATATAAGGTTGGACGAAGGAGCGAAAATGACAGAACCTTGCATCTTTCGGCTCTACGATTCGAGTTTATTTCAGTTTTTTGTTACTCGTTTGTTTTGACATTGTGGAAATATTAGCTCCGCTTGAAAAAAACTCACCGCATTTCACTCTATAGGTTTGAAACAAAGTCACATTTTTACCTTTTCTTTAGAACTTGTCCTTCCAGCCCTATATGTCATATCAAAGTGTCAAACGATCGGGCATCAACATAGATgcatttttttgaagaaaaaaaagaatctaagaggcagttcaaatttgactttcGGCTCATGTGCTCCCTCATGAACTGTAAAATTAAAAGTAAGGAAATAAAACATTTTTTACAACGAACATGTTTGTGTGCTCTAACTGCTTGTAATTTTTCATGAATTATAAGGGTGTGTGGTGATCTAGACAACAAAATAAAATCAGGTGATCAATTATAAGCCTTTTTAGAGCACTAATTGTTGTTGTGTTCACAAACCAAAATGTATGTTTTTTTCTCCGTGGAATTTTGCGTCTgctatttatttttcattttacaaACCAAAATGCACTCATCGCCAAAATGTCTCACAAAAttgttcttttttatttttcttgatgTATGAAGTGTTTTATACTACATCCTTTTTTTTCTTGTTGAAATGTTTTTTAcatttatttagaatttcaaaaaaTAGAAGATAAACATGTAGCAATTGGCTGCTGGGTGGCTTAGTTGAAGCTCCGGAACATTGATGCAAGCAGCTGCGGCAACCAAGAGATGGCCTGAGGGGACCGCGACGATGATGACTCCGGCGAAGGAATAGACAAAAGACGTCATTCGGAACAACAATGTAAAAAACGAGGCGGAGGGCACAATTCAGCAAGAATCATACGAATCTGTCCACATCACCCCCGTTGTAAAATCAAGCCGCTATGGCTAGTAGGGCAGCACGCGATGGTACGTCCGAGAGAACGACAATTACATATGAGATGAGAAAAAGAATCCCCTTCGTTTCTTCGTCGTGGGTGTTATCGATCAAATTCTGGCTCTAAACAATgacatggaaaattcccactatGTGAGTGCTTGTAAATGCTATCCACTTCATTTGTTCTTATGCTTTAGGTATTCCCACCATGTATGGTTGCTTTTGTTATGCTTGAGGTATTCTATTTgttaggccttgttcggtttggTATGGATCAAAAGAGAGGATTGGAAGGGATTAAATACTTTGATCGAAAGCGACAAACAACATCAAACAGATAGTAACATAATAGCGCACGTGGCACATGTGACACATGACACGTCCTGCAATTAAACTGATTTGCTTTGCTTTACTTTAGAACACGGTGCTCATCAGAATCATACATGATTGTTATCTGCCTGCctgtccatctgtcagctagtagTAGGTAGGTACTTACTGTACATGCATATGAACTGTACACACGCATAATTAAGCATCAGGAATCAATCAGAATGACCGCATACATACAGGAGGGAAGCCTTATTAGTGACGCAGTATGGACAAGCAGCGTCTGGATTGGAGATCATCTGGACGCGATCGATCGATCAAGCCTGGATGGGGGTGGGCTGGATGACGGCGTCCAGCTCGGCCCTCATGCTCTTGTTCTTCTCCACGTTGTGGTCGGGCTGCAGctcgccgtcggccgccgcgccgccccagaTCTCCGGGATGGCTCGCCGGAGGCCGCCGACGGTCTCCAGCGCGTAGTCCGCCTCCTTGCTCCTCGCCCTCTTGCCAACCTGCACGCGCGTTGATTCACCGAATTTCATCAATGCGAACAAGAACTGTAGGTCATTTCACATGTCTTTAACTGGACTGGATTAGACGATGCTCCTTTGATGCTGGACCGACACGTTATCGATCGGCGACAATGGGAACACCATCTGATTGACGCGACGGGCCAGCGACCGCTGGCGGAATAGAAGATGGTAAGTACATTCGGTTGGGAGATCTTTTCTTCTTCTGCCCGCCGTTTCCTCCACCACATTGGTGTTGGCAATGCCAGCCACAAAAACAAACATGGCATGTGCGAGATCAGGCCAATCGCTCCTCATAATGCCACCCAATGATGTGAACCCATATGGCCTAATTGGAAAGCAAGCTCATACATACATGAAATAATGGCGTCTCCATCTGTCTAATCTAATCAGCGCGCACCGGCCACCTGATCGACTGACTCACTGATCGGTCGACCTAATTAAATTACCCGTCCAACAACGAAGGACAGCGACGACACTGAGAACTGACCCGGCGCCACCAAGCTTTCAGCGTCAGTTAGCTGCAACTTGCGTCACGTTTCCTCTCTTCTACTAGGTTATTATACTGTGACTTGTGAATTATCGAGCGCGGGCCGTTCACACGCAGGTCTAACAAACTGGTGAGGGAAGATGATACAAAATATGCAGATGAGTTCAGTTGGATGAACAGTTTACCAGGGCTGTGCGGAGGCCGAGTGCTTTCCCCGCGGCGATGTTCCTCTCGCTGTCGTCGAGGAAGAGCTGACAGAGATCCACGTATTAGTTTTATCATCAGGCAAGAGCACAAACCAAGCACGCACGCGAAGATGACAACCAACGTATACTAACATAATAATAAGGTTTGCTTTCATCGAAAGCAAGTGCTGATGAGGGTTGGATTAGCTGCTAATGGTTTTTTTAAGCTGGTGGCTTGTGTTGCCCCCGGTGTCACTTTCCGTCCATCGGGCTCAGTTCATTACAGTATTATAAGCATAAGTAGATGCTATGCACGTCGATTTCTACTGCAAATATATCTTAAAAGAAAACAGCAGATAGTTACCGTTCGACGTGGGTTTGTGCCGGCGACGCGCAGGGCGGTGACGAAGGCGTGGACGGACGGCTTCAGGACGACGGCGGGGCGGTCGACGTCGTCGGcggcctcgccctcgtcctcctccgcctcctccccgaAGAGGTGCGGGTTCATGGTCTCGAAGCACACGACGCCGTCGAAGCAGGCCTCGTCCACGCCCAGCCGCTCCAGCGCCCGCTTCATGTGCGCGCGGTCCGAGTTGGTGAACAGCTGCAAATACGTGGCACTCGTTCGGTCAGAGGATCATCCGCTGGCTACAGGTGATTGATGATGCGTGGGAGAGATAGTAATGTGCTTACGATCTTGCGCTGGGGCATGCTCTGGAGCGCGGCGGCGAGCTGCGGGTCGGCGGCGATCACGTCGTAGGGCAGCCTCCCGTGCACGTAGCTGCAAAGCAATTAACCTCGATGTGTTTAGACTTTAGACTCTACTAGATGAGCAGCTAATAATCGTGGGAACAAAGATTAGCTTGACAAGTTAGAGAAGGTGGGTGTGGCGTGCGGCGTGGTGACCGACCTGTGGTACTCGTCCGGGTGCACGTCGTGGCCGAGCGCCTGCGCAAGTTGACAAACACGTAATAAGAAAAccagaaaagagaaagaaaaggcgAAGTTGGAGTGCGCGTGTGAGTTTGAGTTTGAAGAAACAAAACGTACGATGAGGCCGGCCAGGGTGCTGCCGTGGGAGCGGAAGAGGTCGGCGCGGAGCGCGGCGGCCTTGTCGGCGGCGAGGCCGAACCTGGCGACGAGGAACTCGTCGATGTTGCGCCTCAGGGCGGGCCCAATGCCGGTGTTGCCCGGGTACAGCGTGTCGTCGAGGTCTGCTCAGTCCACGCACGGGGCAGAGGAATTCGTCAGATGATGATGATGCTTTGATCGTCGGCTCGAACGGATTACACGTGTAGTACAgccaagaagaaaagaaaggaaCATGTGGTCGGCTTGATCGATTGGTTTGGTTTACGTACCTATGAGGAGGCAGTCGAAGGGGGAGCTGACGGGGGACTGGAAGGCCATGGCCGGAGAGCTAGCCGCGAGGAGCAGGAGACGatcggcggtggagcaggggagcagAGTCTCTTCCGAGTCGGGGTGATTGATTTGCAGAGGCAGAGAGGAGCAAGCGAAGGAAGAGGGGGGAGTCGGGGCGTTTAAATAGCACAGAGCGAGCAGGCgggggcaagaagaagaagaagaagaagaagaagaaaaaggagggaGTGGATGACAGGGAATTTGGGTGCGTACACACGCATACATGTGCGTGAGGTGGCGGCCTTCCGACCGACTCCGTTCGGTTCCGTGAGGCGGCTCGTGTTCCTCGCGTCCGCGCGGCGGGCTTCTATCTTTTAGGTGGACGCGTCGCGGAGCTCCCACGCGTCTCCGTGCCCGGGATGGGCTGGGGACGGCGGTCGGTCGCTCTTGGCGCAGAGCTTGCTTTTGCTCATATATACACGCATACACTCATTTTTACGAACACACACGCACATGATGTATCTGTGAGCACCGTCGAGGGATTAAGCCGGCGTGTCATTTTAAGATTGACGGAaacgacgggaacgtctcctcccccTGAACACGCATCAccggaataaatgcgagcaccgctACTTGAACCCTAATGAGTTGGGAATACCATCGTtcacctaaccatccaaccacatgttggttcacaGGTCTTGGCGCAAAGCTGCCTTACGTATCGCTTTACATTTTTTGTAAGCCGGTACTAGGCGCCGGTCTTGCGTGTCCGTAGTGCATTGCGTTCAACGATCTTACTTTCTCGTCTATTGGCGTGGGCGTCTCATATGGCGTGAGGTTAGTTAAGTTTGTACAGGCCTAGTTCGTTGCGACATTTTCTTTGGATGAGGAAAAGTAAAAATGTAAAATATGCAGCTAGTGTCAACGAGTTCAAAGAGATTTTATGCAATTCCTTTTGTATTAGATATCTTGTTTTATACGTGTATATGGTTCAATTTTTTCGATCTAATGCAATTTATTTATTTAACAATTAAGATCggcctaaatactccctccgttcctaaatataagtctttttagagattccaccacgaattacatacggatgtatatagacacattctaagtgtagattcactcattttgctccgtatgtagtctatattgaagtctctaaaaagacttacatttaggaacggaggaagtaatacCGTGTGTATCATTCTTTCGCGAAACTTCACATGTGAGTAGAATGATCGGCCAGATTTGATACCCCAAAAtttaagtttttttttttttttttttgctattcATTCACATTGGCGCCAATGGAACTTTTTCAACCATGTTATGTATTTTCGCTATAGCACTTCTGTCGCTAGCCCCCCTGGGCCTCGCGTCACCTCGCCGGGCTGCTGCTCGCTGGGCCTCGCGCCTTGTGCTTTCTGGGCCTGTTGTAGCGGGCCGAGAGTTACGTCGGCCTTCCGCGTCGTAGGTTCAAAGAGGCTCGAGAAGGTTCGCGCGGGCTCGTTCGCTCCTCCGATtccttctccggcaccaccaccacCGATCCAGAACGCGAGCTCTATCACGAACCTTCCAGACCCCGCTCCCGGAAATCTCAAAAGCCGACCGCGCCGCGCTCGGATCCATCGCAGCCGCAGCCTCCGCGAGAACCATCCAGATCGATCGAGCCATTGCCATGGACGTCCTGAAGCGCGAGCTGCAGCGCATGCGCCAGCAGCTGGACGCCGACTTCGGCGGCCGCAAGGTGCTCCGCCGCGCCGAGATCGAGGCGCGCAAGGTCCAGCGCCTCCGCGTCGCCGAGCAGGAGCGCCtcatccagaagaagaagaaggaggaggagctccgttCCCACCCCGCCCccgcgtcgtcttcctcct
Proteins encoded:
- the LOC123095801 gene encoding suppressor of disruption of TFIIS, with amino-acid sequence MAFQSPVSSPFDCLLIDLDDTLYPGNTGIGPALRRNIDEFLVARFGLAADKAAALRADLFRSHGSTLAGLIALGHDVHPDEYHSYVHGRLPYDVIAADPQLAAALQSMPQRKILFTNSDRAHMKRALERLGVDEACFDGVVCFETMNPHLFGEEAEEDEGEAADDVDRPAVVLKPSVHAFVTALRVAGTNPRRTLFLDDSERNIAAGKALGLRTALVGKRARSKEADYALETVGGLRRAIPEIWGGAAADGELQPDHNVEKNKSMRAELDAVIQPTPIQA